The Candidatus Zymogenaceae bacterium genome includes a window with the following:
- a CDS encoding AAA family ATPase has protein sequence MKIDQIKLMRDCFVFRNFSWPSNLPEFKRYNLIYGWNGSGKTTLSRIFQALENQEEPPFSNITLKIDGYNISNEDFTKSLRPIRVFNKPFREESVFPKGGSVAPILVLGKENVEKQKLVDKLNEDLDIFRKSLETKNREKNVAQEKYESFCTEKAGNIREMLRSSGDNKFNTYDKRDVKACADKMIILNNKASSLIDQETRNKYHQRIHDKPKDKIQEIDFTLPKLINYKKDVDDILHKTVVSSAIESLKSDSQLTSWIFDGLGLHKERSAKKCLFCDQPISEKRISRLESHFSSEYSDLINELDKQIKVLEKNINELENLNTPKIIEFYDDLKFEYEKVSNDLNKESKSVVFALKGLVSELENKKNRAFEQVSLDTTIPDLDINIFVENTNNVIAKHNRSCDEFESKIIDIRNALEMDFVSFNLDEYTSLKNNISSIENDIKELNFQIEEISNQIREIEREIVEHRRPAEELNDDLRKYLGHTELHLKINETGYTIMRHDEPAKDISEGEMTAIALLYFLKSLKDKRFNLEESIVVLDDPVSSLDTNSLYYVR, from the coding sequence AATTTTTCATGGCCTAGTAATCTTCCTGAATTCAAGAGGTACAATCTTATATATGGATGGAATGGTTCGGGAAAGACGACATTAAGTCGGATATTTCAAGCGTTGGAGAATCAAGAAGAACCACCTTTTAGCAATATTACTTTAAAGATAGATGGATATAATATAAGCAACGAAGATTTCACTAAATCTTTGAGGCCAATACGAGTTTTTAATAAACCATTTAGGGAAGAAAGTGTTTTCCCAAAAGGAGGAAGTGTTGCGCCTATACTAGTATTAGGTAAGGAAAATGTTGAAAAACAGAAGTTAGTTGACAAACTAAATGAGGACTTAGATATTTTTAGAAAGAGCCTTGAAACAAAAAACAGAGAGAAGAATGTGGCTCAGGAAAAATATGAATCGTTTTGTACAGAAAAAGCTGGAAATATTCGAGAAATGCTTAGGTCAAGTGGAGACAACAAATTTAATACTTATGACAAAAGAGATGTTAAAGCTTGTGCAGATAAGATGATTATTTTAAATAACAAAGCCTCATCTCTGATTGATCAGGAAACTCGTAATAAATATCATCAACGTATTCATGATAAACCAAAAGATAAAATACAAGAAATTGATTTTACTTTACCAAAACTTATTAATTATAAAAAAGATGTTGATGATATACTTCACAAAACGGTAGTTTCAAGTGCGATTGAATCATTAAAAAGTGACTCACAATTAACGTCATGGATTTTTGATGGACTTGGGCTTCACAAGGAACGTAGTGCAAAAAAATGTCTTTTCTGTGATCAACCAATTTCAGAAAAGAGAATTTCAAGATTAGAATCTCATTTCAGCAGTGAGTATTCTGATTTAATAAATGAACTGGACAAACAAATTAAAGTTCTAGAAAAGAATATTAATGAACTTGAAAACTTGAATACTCCAAAAATTATAGAATTTTATGATGATCTTAAATTCGAATATGAGAAAGTGAGTAATGATCTGAACAAGGAAAGTAAATCCGTAGTTTTTGCATTAAAGGGATTAGTTAGTGAATTAGAAAATAAAAAAAATCGTGCTTTTGAACAGGTTTCACTTGATACTACTATCCCTGATCTTGACATCAATATTTTTGTTGAAAATACTAATAATGTAATAGCAAAACACAATCGATCTTGCGATGAATTTGAATCAAAAATCATAGATATAAGAAATGCACTTGAAATGGATTTTGTTTCTTTTAATCTTGATGAATATACAAGTCTAAAAAATAATATCTCGTCAATTGAAAATGATATAAAAGAATTGAATTTTCAAATAGAGGAGATCTCTAATCAAATCCGTGAAATTGAACGAGAAATTGTTGAGCATCGTCGACCTGCAGAAGAACTAAACGATGATTTACGAAAATATCTTGGTCATACAGAACTTCATCTCAAAATAAATGAAACTGGATACACCATAATGCGACATGATGAACCAGCTAAAGATATTAGTGAAGGGGAAATGACGGCTATTGCTTTGCTGTATTTTCTGAAATCACTGAAAGATAAAAGATTCAATTTGGAAGAAAGTATTGTTGTTCTTGATGATCCAGTATCAAGCCTAGATACTAATTCCTTATATTATGTGCGGTAG